In Mucinivorans hirudinis, the DNA window CTGATGATTTGCGATATGGCGGCACGATGGGTGATTGCCCCCAACGAGTTGCCAATCGGAGTGATAACCGGAATTTTTGGCGGTATCGCCTTTATTGTTATAATGAGACGGAAATGGATATGAGTTATTTGGAGATTAAAGATATGTCGTGCGGCTATCATAACGGTTTTTTTGTGAGCGATATTAATCTCTCCCTGCCCAAGGGTGCTTTCCTTGGCATAATTGGGCGAAACGGCTCGGGAAAGAGCACCTTTTTCAGAGGTATTGCTGCCGATTTGCCGCTCAGCGGCGGAGAGGTGGTGGTTGGGGGTGTCAATCTGGCGGGGGTTGGGTTGAGGGGGTTGGCGCGCCTGATTGCCGTTGTGCCACAGTTTACCGAGCTTAGTGGAGTGAGTGTTCAGGAGTACGTTTTGATGGGGCGTATTGCTCATCGCCGACCCTTTCAATTCTCCTACACAGAGGCGGACAGGGCTGTGGCGGCTAAATATATCGAGTTGATGGGTATTACTCATCTCAAGGATAAGCCGGTAACGGAGATTAGCGGCGGTGAGCAGCAGATGGCGGCGGTAGCCTGCGCGCTGACTCAACAGCCGACCTTGTTGCTCTTGGACGAACCTACCTCTCACTTGGATATCACCTATCAGGTGAGGATTATGAACCTCTTGGAGGAGCTTAGCCGGAGGGAGGGCATCACCATTATGATGATTGTGCACGATTTGAACCTCGCGGGAGAGTATTGCACCCATCTGATGCTGATGAGCGAGGGGAAGTCCCTTTGTCAGGGTGCGGCTACTGCGGTGCTCACCCGAGAAAATATCGAGAGGGCTTACCGGACGCGGGTGGAGGTGGGTGTAAATCCCGTGTCGAAGAGACCTTTTATCTTTCCGCTCTCCGGCAGGGTGACGGTATGAGCAATCCATTAATCAAAAAAAAATGACAATAACACTTATACGCCACGGCGAGACCATAGATAATCTTAATCGCATCTGTCAGGGACAAACCCACGGCATATTGACCGCCACGGGTATATCTCAAGCCCATAACGTAGCACGCCGCCTGTTGCACAACCACTATGAGTGTTGCTACACGAGCGACTTGGAACGTGCTCACCACACCGCCCGTATCATATGCTCGCAACTCGGCATCCCTCTTTTTCCCGATGCGAGGCTGCGCGAGAGGGGCTTGGGTAGATTGCAGGGGCAGCCTCTGCCCGTGGGTGAGAATGGATTTGGTGAGTGGGAGGGTTCAGAGAGACTCGAGGCTCTCAGGCTAAGAGTTGCGGACTTTGTGGCTGAGGTCAGCCGCCGCCACCACGAGCAGGTGTTGGTGGTCTCCCACGGTGTTACCTTGCGAATGATGGTAAACCTTTGTACCGGGGAGGAAAACTACCCACCGCCGATGGGCAACTGCTCGCTCTCGCAACTGCGGCTCGTCTCAGGCGATACCTTTGAACTAATCGAATATAACACCATCTAACAGAGTAAATCAAAACAGGGCACGCCTACTCAAGGAGTAGACTCTGCCCGCAAGATAGATATTTTTTTGAACAAATGACCAATTTTAATACCAAGTAATTATGAGACTAAGATTATTTTCCGGCATCATTGCCCTTGCTCTTCCTCTTGTGCTTCAAGCCTCGGAGCTTGACAAAGTGGACTCAACAAAAGTTTATAGAATAGACCCTGCGATGGTTGCTGCCAGCAGGATGCAACTGCCTTTGAAGAACATTCCTCAAAAGGTCGAAATAATAGACAAATCGCTTTTGGAGTCTGCTCCTCACGAAAACTTGGGCGAGATTCTAAAACGCACAATCAATCTCGATATTATCCAGTACCCGGGAGCTTTGACCACCGTCGGGATGCGGGGCTTCTCGCCAACGGCACACTCGCGCAACTACACCCTGCTCCTAATCGATGGTCAGCCTGCCGGCACGAACAATTTGACGACCATACCAACTGACTTTATCGAGAGGGTCGAGGTTGTCAAAGGTCCCTACTCGCTCCTCTACGGCTCGGACGCTATGGGCGGAGTTATCAACGTCATCACCAAGCGAAGTTCGGCAGCCACTGCCGTAAATGTGGGTCTGAGCGGCGGTAGCTTTGCCCAGACCAACTACACAGGGTTCGTATCGGGGGCGATAGCTCCCAAGCTCCTCTTGGCAATGGGCTTTTCGCTCAAAAGTCAGGATGCAGACTACCGCATCGGCTCTAAAAACCTGCTCGAGCTATCCAATGTCGAAAAGTTGATTTTGGACGAGAAATCCTATGGCGATATTATGACTCATACGAAGTATCGAATCAACGACTTCAACGGCAAATTAGAGTATATCATTAACAATCGCTGGAGTGCGCAGCTCTACTCCTCGGCAACTCTTGCCAACGATGTTCAGACACCGGGCAACTATTGGCACAGTTACGGAATGTCCAAAAAGGATATTACTCGATTTGCAAACTACCTCCAAATCAACAATATCACTGCCAATAACGAGCTCAATATTGCCCCTTATCTTACCATTCAGCAGGATGCCAACTACGACAGCAAAAAGGCTGATGCCGCTTTTATCAACTCGCGTGAGACGATTCGTGGTTGTGGTGTCAAGGTTGGTAATACCCACACTTGGGGCAACCTCAAGTGGCTATTGGGTGTGGATTTGGATAGCTACGATGTCACCTCTAAACGCTATTCCGAGAAATTTACGCCAACCGCACCCTACCGTCCCGATAATAGTAGACTGTCCGTGTCTGGATTTACCCAACTCGCCTACAATCTGCGCAACCTCTCGCTCAATGGTGGGGTTAGGTATGATGCCATTCAATATACCTTGCAGGCAAGTTCTCTGCTTGGCAGTGAGAAGAGAAGCGAATTTTATTCACACCTAAGTCCCTCGCTGGGAGTGCGCTACTATCCGCTGCCCGAGCTTTCGCTCCACGGTAGTCTCGGCAGTGCCTTCTATGTTCCGGATGCCTACAAGACGGCGGGTTCATATATGATTGGCAAGGTGAAGTATGTGGGAAACAAGGATTTGAAGCCCGAAAAGACAACCTCTTTCGATGTGGGAGTAAGCTACTCCACGGGCGGGTTGTTGAGTATGGATTTGACCTACTTCCAAAACTTCTACAGCGATAAAATCATCAACGACAACAGCGAGAAGGGCGTTACCACGTATAAAAATGCGGGCAAGGGGCAGATGAGCGGTCTGGAATTTATGCTCTCGTGGGACGTGGCGCGCCTGTGGACGCGCTCCTATATACTCAAGCTCTACACCGGAGTAACATATATGCTCAAAAACGATTTTGAGGATGTCTCTCCCTCGAAACCGACCATCACCAAGAAGTCGTTGTATACTCGGGATGCCACGGCAAACGTCTCCTTGGTTTTCAATAACACCACCGGTTTCGAGGCGCGCCTGAGCGGACGTTATATCGGCAGCAGACTCGAGAACGACTGGATGGTGTGGGGCAACCTGCGCCCGGCAATCAAACCGGATGACTATTATGCCGAAGGTGGTTACACGACAAAAGACCAAATTTTGAGGCACTCTGCCCACATAGTTGTGGATTTCTCCTCCTACTACACCTTCAAGAATAGGTACAAAGTGGGTATTTCGGTGTCGAACCTACTCGATGAGAACTACACCGAGAAGGATGGCTACAATATGCCGGGCAGGAGTGTGATGGGGCATTTCGTATTTCAGTTGTGAGATAGATGGGCGAGATAATATTCATCACCGGCGGACAACGCTCGGGTAAGAGCAGTTACGCTCAGAG includes these proteins:
- a CDS encoding Iron(III) ABC transporter (ATP-binding protein); its protein translation is MDMSYLEIKDMSCGYHNGFFVSDINLSLPKGAFLGIIGRNGSGKSTFFRGIAADLPLSGGEVVVGGVNLAGVGLRGLARLIAVVPQFTELSGVSVQEYVLMGRIAHRRPFQFSYTEADRAVAAKYIELMGITHLKDKPVTEISGGEQQMAAVACALTQQPTLLLLDEPTSHLDITYQVRIMNLLEELSRREGITIMMIVHDLNLAGEYCTHLMLMSEGKSLCQGAATAVLTRENIERAYRTRVEVGVNPVSKRPFIFPLSGRVTV
- a CDS encoding Phosphoglycerate mutase family, whose translation is MTITLIRHGETIDNLNRICQGQTHGILTATGISQAHNVARRLLHNHYECCYTSDLERAHHTARIICSQLGIPLFPDARLRERGLGRLQGQPLPVGENGFGEWEGSERLEALRLRVADFVAEVSRRHHEQVLVVSHGVTLRMMVNLCTGEENYPPPMGNCSLSQLRLVSGDTFELIEYNTI
- a CDS encoding TonB-dependent receptor (Outer membrane receptor for ferrienterochelin and colicins), producing the protein MRLRLFSGIIALALPLVLQASELDKVDSTKVYRIDPAMVAASRMQLPLKNIPQKVEIIDKSLLESAPHENLGEILKRTINLDIIQYPGALTTVGMRGFSPTAHSRNYTLLLIDGQPAGTNNLTTIPTDFIERVEVVKGPYSLLYGSDAMGGVINVITKRSSAATAVNVGLSGGSFAQTNYTGFVSGAIAPKLLLAMGFSLKSQDADYRIGSKNLLELSNVEKLILDEKSYGDIMTHTKYRINDFNGKLEYIINNRWSAQLYSSATLANDVQTPGNYWHSYGMSKKDITRFANYLQINNITANNELNIAPYLTIQQDANYDSKKADAAFINSRETIRGCGVKVGNTHTWGNLKWLLGVDLDSYDVTSKRYSEKFTPTAPYRPDNSRLSVSGFTQLAYNLRNLSLNGGVRYDAIQYTLQASSLLGSEKRSEFYSHLSPSLGVRYYPLPELSLHGSLGSAFYVPDAYKTAGSYMIGKVKYVGNKDLKPEKTTSFDVGVSYSTGGLLSMDLTYFQNFYSDKIINDNSEKGVTTYKNAGKGQMSGLEFMLSWDVARLWTRSYILKLYTGVTYMLKNDFEDVSPSKPTITKKSLYTRDATANVSLVFNNTTGFEARLSGRYIGSRLENDWMVWGNLRPAIKPDDYYAEGGYTTKDQILRHSAHIVVDFSSYYTFKNRYKVGISVSNLLDENYTEKDGYNMPGRSVMGHFVFQL